One Streptomyces sp. ML-6 genomic region harbors:
- a CDS encoding cupin domain-containing protein, with protein MATHEGAVPAPDSGDRAPVNNRVHHVASGELDGYAAISGGKVGSKKLWMGLVENPPLSSTDNHHHGDSEAGIYVVSGHPVFVYHDGTQEVRLAAGPGDFFLVPPFVPHREENPDPNEPAVVVIARTTQEPFKASVPELYQLKATSTQSSRSTS; from the coding sequence ATGGCTACCCATGAAGGCGCCGTGCCCGCACCGGACTCCGGTGACCGTGCGCCGGTCAACAACCGCGTCCACCACGTGGCATCCGGCGAACTGGACGGTTACGCCGCCATCAGCGGAGGAAAGGTCGGCTCGAAGAAGCTCTGGATGGGCCTGGTGGAGAACCCGCCGCTGAGCTCGACGGACAACCACCATCACGGCGATTCGGAGGCCGGCATCTACGTGGTCAGCGGCCACCCCGTGTTCGTCTACCACGACGGCACACAGGAGGTACGGCTCGCCGCCGGACCGGGCGACTTCTTCCTCGTCCCCCCGTTCGTTCCGCACCGGGAGGAGAACCCCGACCCGAACGAGCCCGCGGTCGTCGTGATCGCCCGGACCACCCAGGAGCCGTTCAAGGCCTCCGTGCCCGAGCTGTACCAGCTCAAGGCGACGAGCACCCAGTCGAGCCGGTCGACGTCGTAG
- a CDS encoding APC family permease, translating to MSATDLPSSSGTNRPGLKRVMGPRLLLLFIVGDILGTGIYALTGQVAGEVGGAAWLPFVVAFAVALITAFSYLELVTKYPRAAGAALYVHKAFGKHFLTFLVCFAVMCSGITSASAASRAFAANLVTGFGLDAGDGLILLIALGFMGLVLIVNLRGVSESLKANVLLTAVELAGLLLVVLISGYFIAGGNADFSRVVAFETASDKNVFLAVSTATSLAFFAMIGFEDSVNMAEETKDPARNFPRMMFTGLGITGLIYVLISVCAVAVVPVGRLASSETPLATVVQTAAPDFPISDMLPFISMFAVANSALINMLMASRLLYGMAEQGVLPPFLSRVHATRRTPQAAILFTTVIAFGLITFVSLNPDSPVVALLGGTTSLLLLMVFAGVHVAVLVLRRDRVEAPHFRAGRLMPVVGAVACVHLVLPWSSGRPADQYRIAGVLLLIGVVLWAVTWFTRRDASVPEAGRPDETAPH from the coding sequence ATGTCCGCGACAGATTTACCGAGCTCGTCCGGGACGAACCGGCCCGGACTGAAACGGGTGATGGGTCCGAGGTTGTTGTTGCTGTTCATCGTGGGCGACATCCTCGGGACCGGAATCTACGCGTTGACCGGACAGGTCGCGGGAGAGGTCGGGGGCGCGGCATGGCTGCCGTTCGTCGTGGCGTTCGCTGTAGCGCTGATCACCGCGTTCTCCTACCTGGAGCTGGTCACCAAGTACCCCCGGGCCGCCGGTGCCGCCCTCTACGTGCACAAGGCCTTCGGCAAGCACTTCCTGACCTTTCTGGTGTGCTTCGCCGTGATGTGCTCCGGCATCACCTCGGCTTCGGCGGCCTCGCGGGCCTTTGCGGCCAACCTGGTCACCGGCTTCGGGCTCGACGCGGGCGACGGCCTCATCCTGCTGATCGCCCTCGGCTTCATGGGCCTGGTGCTGATCGTCAACCTGCGGGGTGTCAGCGAGAGCCTCAAGGCCAACGTACTGCTGACGGCCGTGGAGCTGGCGGGCCTCCTCCTCGTCGTCCTGATCAGCGGCTACTTCATCGCGGGTGGGAACGCGGACTTCTCCCGTGTCGTCGCCTTCGAGACCGCGTCCGACAAGAACGTGTTCCTGGCGGTGAGTACGGCGACGTCACTGGCCTTTTTCGCCATGATCGGTTTCGAGGACTCGGTCAACATGGCGGAGGAGACGAAGGACCCGGCGCGCAACTTCCCCCGCATGATGTTCACCGGGCTGGGCATCACCGGACTGATCTACGTTCTGATCTCCGTCTGCGCCGTTGCCGTGGTTCCCGTCGGCCGACTCGCCTCCAGCGAGACCCCGTTGGCCACGGTGGTGCAGACAGCCGCGCCCGACTTCCCCATCTCCGACATGCTGCCCTTCATCTCCATGTTCGCCGTGGCCAACTCCGCGCTGATCAACATGCTGATGGCCAGCCGTCTGCTGTACGGCATGGCCGAGCAAGGAGTGCTTCCGCCCTTCCTCTCCCGGGTGCATGCCACACGACGCACCCCGCAGGCCGCGATCCTGTTCACCACCGTCATCGCCTTCGGCCTCATCACCTTCGTCTCACTGAACCCCGACAGCCCGGTCGTGGCGCTGCTGGGCGGGACGACATCGCTGCTGCTGCTCATGGTCTTCGCCGGAGTCCACGTGGCAGTCCTCGTACTGCGCCGGGACCGGGTCGAGGCACCGCACTTCCGGGCCGGCCGACTGATGCCCGTGGTGGGGGCGGTCGCCTGCGTCCACCTGGTCCTGCCCTGGTCCTCCGGACGCCCTGCCGACCAGTACCGCATCGCCGGGGTTCTGCTGCTGATCGGTGTGGTCCTGTGGGCGGTCACATGGTTCACCCGCCGCGACGCCTCCGTCCCCGAGGCCGGCCGGCCCGACGAGACCGCACCGCACTGA
- a CDS encoding PLP-dependent transferase: MSVRHRTQQRRSRVPGRPARHPAHHGQGPAEQTERGIPNNMVRLSIGLEGANDLIADLARALDVR, from the coding sequence GTGTCTGTTCGCCATCGCACCCAGCAGCGGCGGAGTCGAGTCCCTGGCCGCCCAGCCCGACACCCCGCCCACCACGGCCAGGGCCCGGCCGAGCAAACCGAGCGGGGCATCCCCAACAACATGGTCCGCTTGTCCATCGGCCTCGAAGGCGCCAACGACCTGATCGCCGACCTCGCACGGGCCCTCGACGTCCGCTGA
- a CDS encoding OsmC family protein has product MAQEHGLPAYLTAKAVAMEDALRRKPSPHQWLDHLEVTTRTDDASGVRKIDIREWRLLSTGGRAVGDYELGPTSPENASAAIVSCLTQVVMILAARRTVPLEHVRVEMRSLFSEAALFGVDSSDPHGLFDCELTFDLGHPGATEEVKRAFVEDVMAVCGLLQLLRKPTTVAVCLEDEPPATVGDLGNYLAHKRHSLQALQNDRPSAADWRDPVVAECTVDNASGVRRVRAGDWHSIHNGGSDFGDHGLGVMPTELFLGSLGTCLTHTILLLAAQQGLPVQGVRTRVEADSHDARYLGFRADEPLTDLAAHVSIAAPSLTAEAKQALLRDAEQQCGLLQTLARSNDVRVQVL; this is encoded by the coding sequence ATGGCACAGGAACACGGACTCCCCGCGTATCTCACCGCGAAAGCGGTGGCGATGGAGGACGCCCTCAGGCGAAAGCCCTCCCCGCATCAGTGGCTCGACCACCTGGAGGTCACCACGCGTACCGATGACGCATCAGGTGTACGAAAGATCGACATTCGCGAATGGCGCCTTCTCAGCACCGGGGGGCGGGCGGTCGGCGACTATGAACTGGGGCCCACGTCCCCGGAAAATGCTTCGGCAGCGATCGTGAGCTGTCTCACGCAGGTGGTCATGATTCTGGCGGCTCGGCGCACTGTCCCGCTGGAGCACGTGCGGGTCGAAATGCGCAGCCTCTTCAGTGAAGCTGCCCTCTTCGGAGTGGACAGCTCGGACCCGCACGGTTTGTTCGACTGCGAGCTCACGTTCGATCTGGGGCACCCGGGTGCGACGGAGGAAGTCAAGCGAGCGTTTGTCGAGGACGTCATGGCGGTGTGCGGGCTGCTCCAATTGCTCCGCAAGCCGACCACGGTGGCTGTCTGCCTGGAGGACGAGCCGCCGGCCACTGTCGGTGACCTCGGCAACTATCTGGCTCACAAGCGTCATTCCCTCCAGGCGCTGCAGAACGACCGGCCCTCGGCCGCCGATTGGCGGGATCCTGTCGTGGCGGAGTGCACCGTCGACAACGCGTCCGGGGTACGCCGAGTCCGTGCGGGCGATTGGCACTCGATCCACAACGGTGGCTCGGACTTCGGCGACCATGGGCTGGGAGTCATGCCCACGGAGCTGTTTCTTGGCTCGCTCGGCACGTGTCTCACCCACACCATCCTGCTGCTGGCCGCGCAGCAGGGCTTGCCCGTCCAGGGCGTGCGCACGCGTGTGGAGGCCGATAGCCACGACGCCCGCTACCTCGGTTTCCGTGCGGACGAGCCCCTGACGGACCTTGCGGCGCACGTATCCATCGCCGCTCCTTCACTGACTGCGGAGGCGAAGCAGGCGCTCCTCCGGGACGCGGAGCAGCAATGCGGCCTGCTGCAGACGCTCGCCCGGTCCAACGACGTTCGGGTGCAGGTGCTCTGA
- a CDS encoding DoxX family protein — protein sequence MHIAYIVVTVITVAANAGIAIADFAKAKFVLANSAEVNLPQTWLPMLATMKAAGAVGLAVGLLGVRVIGVAAAIGLVLFFVGAMAAHVRARVFRNIAFPGAYLAMAIASLGLAITQ from the coding sequence ATGCATATCGCCTACATAGTCGTCACCGTCATCACGGTCGCGGCCAATGCCGGGATCGCCATCGCGGACTTCGCAAAGGCCAAGTTCGTCCTTGCCAACTCGGCTGAAGTGAATCTGCCGCAGACCTGGCTCCCGATGCTCGCCACGATGAAAGCCGCTGGGGCTGTCGGGCTCGCTGTCGGACTCCTGGGCGTTCGGGTCATCGGCGTCGCCGCCGCCATCGGCCTGGTGCTGTTCTTCGTCGGCGCCATGGCAGCCCACGTCCGGGCCCGCGTGTTCCGCAACATTGCCTTTCCCGGTGCCTACCTGGCGATGGCCATCGCTTCTCTCGGACTCGCCATCACTCAGTGA
- a CDS encoding metalloregulator ArsR/SmtB family transcription factor → MGNTKSFTKARLYDVFAASGKALANGKRLELLELLAQGERTVDALAKTAGLNLTTASAHLQTLKQAGFVATRREGVRIHYRLAGDDVAQLFVLLRKVAERHQAAVPAARDAYLGQDTTGAMSHEELRARVAAGDVVVLDVRPTEEYLSEHIPGALSIPAQELADRIDELPKDTEIVVYCRGEYCVLAYDAVRLLTDRGHRAIRLNDGMLEWRLSELPADAAELT, encoded by the coding sequence ATGGGGAACACCAAGAGCTTTACCAAGGCCAGGCTGTATGACGTGTTCGCGGCCAGTGGCAAGGCGCTGGCCAACGGAAAGCGTCTGGAGCTGCTGGAGCTGCTCGCCCAGGGTGAGCGCACTGTGGACGCGCTCGCGAAGACGGCCGGGCTGAACCTGACCACCGCGTCGGCGCATCTGCAGACGCTCAAGCAGGCTGGGTTCGTCGCGACCCGGCGTGAAGGCGTGCGCATTCACTACCGGCTCGCCGGTGACGATGTCGCCCAGCTGTTCGTCCTGCTGCGCAAGGTCGCCGAACGCCACCAAGCTGCAGTGCCCGCCGCGCGCGACGCCTACCTCGGCCAGGACACGACGGGTGCGATGAGCCATGAGGAGCTTCGCGCCCGCGTTGCCGCAGGAGACGTCGTCGTGCTCGATGTACGGCCGACAGAGGAATACCTCTCCGAACACATCCCCGGCGCGCTCTCCATCCCCGCCCAGGAACTGGCCGACCGCATCGACGAACTGCCCAAGGACACCGAGATCGTCGTCTACTGCCGCGGCGAATACTGCGTCCTGGCCTACGACGCCGTACGGCTGCTGACCGACCGCGGCCACCGCGCGATCCGCCTGAACGACGGCATGCTGGAGTGGCGCCTGTCCGAGCTGCCCGCCGACGCGGCGGAGCTGACGTGA
- a CDS encoding LLM class flavin-dependent oxidoreductase, with the protein MLRSADARGRIGVMLPRDLPVRDMLPFALRAEELGFDQVWVVEDLGWRGGLAQAGPVLASTTSITVGIGIMPAGARNVCFAAMELATLAQLYPGRLIAGIGHGMPDWMRQAGAWPASPLTLIKEYTTALRLLIRGEPGPADGRYVRCEGVVITETPDIVPPVVLGVRGPKSQAAAGEVADGLLLAEPAAPAYIASSLQHMNGVPRTSSPEVVTYDAAAIDDDEDVALARVRAGLTAIGEPAWAAHIDPLPFAAQLREHRAACADAQQFAQTMPTDWVRRLSITGTPAQAREAIKARHAAGATSVVLTPTGPDPLASLDSLARALVPRP; encoded by the coding sequence ATGCTTCGATCAGCTGACGCCCGCGGCCGCATTGGCGTAATGCTGCCCCGCGACCTGCCCGTCCGGGACATGCTGCCGTTCGCCCTGCGAGCGGAAGAACTGGGATTCGACCAGGTATGGGTGGTCGAAGACCTCGGCTGGCGCGGCGGACTCGCACAAGCCGGCCCCGTACTCGCCAGCACCACCAGCATCACCGTCGGCATCGGCATCATGCCTGCCGGTGCCCGCAACGTGTGCTTCGCCGCAATGGAACTGGCCACCCTCGCGCAGCTCTACCCCGGCCGGCTGATCGCCGGCATCGGCCACGGCATGCCCGACTGGATGCGCCAGGCCGGGGCCTGGCCCGCCAGCCCCCTGACCCTGATCAAGGAGTACACGACAGCCCTGCGCCTGCTCATACGCGGCGAGCCCGGCCCTGCAGACGGCCGCTACGTGCGCTGCGAAGGCGTGGTCATCACCGAAACCCCCGACATCGTCCCCCCGGTCGTCCTCGGCGTACGGGGTCCCAAGTCGCAGGCAGCCGCGGGCGAGGTGGCCGACGGGCTCCTCCTCGCCGAACCCGCAGCCCCCGCATACATCGCTTCCTCGCTGCAGCACATGAACGGTGTTCCTCGCACGAGCAGCCCCGAAGTCGTCACCTACGACGCCGCCGCCATCGATGACGACGAGGATGTTGCTCTCGCCCGCGTCCGCGCCGGCCTGACCGCCATCGGAGAGCCGGCCTGGGCCGCGCACATCGACCCCCTGCCCTTCGCAGCGCAGTTGCGTGAACACCGCGCCGCCTGCGCAGACGCCCAGCAATTCGCCCAGACCATGCCCACCGACTGGGTTCGCCGGCTGAGCATCACCGGCACCCCGGCTCAGGCACGCGAAGCGATCAAGGCCCGCCACGCAGCCGGCGCGACCAGCGTCGTTCTCACTCCCACCGGCCCCGACCCCCTGGCATCCCTCGACTCGCTCGCCCGCGCCCTGGTCCCCCGCCCCTGA
- a CDS encoding TetR/AcrR family transcriptional regulator, whose translation MSSSRIDGRSLRFQHRRPELLAAATEYVLEHGLGGLSLRPVAQALGVTHATLLRHFSSKDELLLAVAEKVRADLAAWLVSDVELREARSTAELVRAVWRRLCEPREQRQFLLLFEFVGHHGEESGEDEKLSRSIVHDWIEIIANRLVADGWTPEDASALSTLVLAQVRGLQLDLLVSGDRARADRAIDFAVRLLDRSMRADGTDDHG comes from the coding sequence ATGAGTTCTTCCCGCATCGACGGACGCTCCCTCCGGTTCCAGCATCGGCGGCCGGAGCTGCTGGCTGCGGCGACCGAGTACGTCCTTGAACACGGCCTCGGTGGCCTGTCCCTGCGCCCTGTGGCGCAGGCGCTCGGTGTCACCCACGCGACACTGCTACGGCACTTTTCCTCGAAGGACGAGCTGCTCCTGGCCGTCGCGGAGAAGGTCCGCGCGGATCTGGCCGCATGGCTGGTGTCGGACGTGGAACTGCGTGAGGCGCGCTCGACGGCCGAACTCGTGAGGGCGGTATGGCGTCGGCTGTGCGAACCGCGGGAGCAGCGCCAGTTCCTCCTGCTTTTCGAATTCGTCGGCCATCACGGGGAGGAGTCGGGGGAGGACGAGAAGCTCTCCCGGTCGATCGTCCACGACTGGATCGAGATCATCGCCAACAGGCTTGTCGCGGACGGCTGGACGCCCGAGGACGCCTCCGCTCTGTCCACTCTTGTCCTCGCGCAGGTGCGGGGCCTGCAGCTCGATCTCCTCGTCTCCGGGGACCGTGCGCGAGCGGACCGCGCCATCGACTTCGCCGTCCGCCTCCTTGACCGCTCCATGCGGGCCGACGGCACGGACGATCACGGGTAG
- a CDS encoding LysR family transcriptional regulator gives MDVDTRLLRYFATVAEEGSLTRAAERMFVSQPALTKQIKQLESQLGVLLFTRSRAGMALTEPGRALVARVPALLADWDRALRETKSAADRAARVLRVGFVASAANETTQQIVAMFARRRPGWRVDMRQAAWSNPTAGLADGDVDAALLRLPFPGQNSLRVKVLFTEPRWVALPTTHPFATRDRIPFRDLWEEPFVAAPPETGWWREYWLAADEREGHPVRIGAVTDQPDDWLSAIANGYGIALTPESSARFYARPGITYRPVSGVSPSQVGIAWAPIDDTNPIVQDFVRCCLDSRSPGPGETVT, from the coding sequence ATGGATGTCGACACCCGGCTGTTGCGCTACTTCGCCACCGTGGCGGAGGAAGGAAGCCTCACCCGAGCAGCAGAACGAATGTTTGTTTCCCAACCGGCGTTGACCAAACAGATCAAGCAACTGGAGTCCCAGCTCGGCGTGCTGTTGTTCACCCGGTCCCGGGCCGGCATGGCCCTCACCGAACCGGGCCGGGCCCTGGTGGCGCGGGTACCCGCGCTGCTGGCCGACTGGGACCGGGCGCTGCGGGAGACGAAGAGCGCGGCCGACCGGGCAGCCCGTGTGCTGCGGGTCGGCTTCGTGGCCAGCGCCGCCAACGAAACCACCCAGCAGATCGTCGCGATGTTCGCCCGCCGTCGGCCGGGCTGGAGGGTCGACATGCGACAAGCCGCGTGGTCGAACCCGACCGCCGGACTCGCCGACGGTGATGTCGACGCCGCGCTGCTGCGGCTGCCCTTCCCGGGCCAGAACAGTCTGCGGGTGAAGGTGCTGTTCACCGAGCCGCGCTGGGTCGCACTCCCCACGACCCACCCGTTCGCCACGCGTGACCGGATCCCCTTCCGGGATCTGTGGGAGGAGCCGTTTGTGGCAGCCCCACCGGAAACGGGCTGGTGGCGGGAGTACTGGCTGGCCGCCGACGAACGTGAGGGCCACCCGGTCCGCATCGGCGCCGTCACCGACCAACCCGACGACTGGCTCAGCGCGATCGCCAATGGCTACGGCATCGCCCTCACCCCCGAATCCTCCGCCCGTTTCTACGCCCGCCCCGGCATCACCTACCGGCCCGTCAGCGGAGTCAGCCCCAGCCAGGTCGGCATCGCCTGGGCACCCATCGACGACACCAACCCCATCGTCCAGGACTTCGTCCGCTGCTGCCTGGACAGCAGATCACCCGGGCCCGGCGAAACCGTCACGTAA
- a CDS encoding MFS transporter, with the protein MTSTAPTSTMAPIPDPAQAQPRILRVLVASQILSGAGLAAGVTVGALLAQDMLGSTSLAGLPSALFTAGSALAAVAVGRMSQARGRRPGLATGYLAGAIGSAGVIIAAVLDNPVLLFIALFVYGAGTATNLQARYAGADLAAPGHRARAVSAVLVATTLGGVAGPTLTAPLGNLAETLGMPNLAGPFILAGTAYALAALVLVLWLRPDPLLLARTLTEAKDTEADVAETTAEAAHTREGRGGVVLGALVTVLTQLVMVAIMTMTPVHMHDHGHSTTASGLVIAIHIGAMYLPSPLTGWLVDRYGPMKVAAASGLTLLAAGILAAAAPGDSVVLLALALALLGLGWNFGLVSGTAIITDTVPLATRAKTQGLVDVSIAIAGATGGMASGIMVAATSYPALALTGGLLSLALLPAVAATAYRR; encoded by the coding sequence ATGACCAGCACCGCGCCCACCAGCACAATGGCCCCCATACCCGACCCCGCCCAGGCCCAGCCCCGGATTCTGCGCGTTCTGGTCGCCTCCCAGATCCTCTCTGGCGCAGGTCTGGCCGCCGGCGTCACCGTCGGCGCCTTGCTCGCCCAGGACATGCTCGGCTCCACCAGCCTTGCCGGACTCCCCAGCGCCCTGTTCACCGCCGGATCCGCGCTCGCCGCCGTCGCCGTCGGCCGCATGTCCCAGGCCCGCGGTCGCCGCCCCGGCCTCGCGACCGGCTACCTCGCCGGAGCCATCGGCTCGGCCGGCGTCATCATCGCCGCCGTCCTCGACAACCCGGTACTGCTGTTCATCGCTCTCTTCGTCTACGGCGCCGGCACCGCCACCAACCTCCAGGCCCGCTACGCCGGAGCCGACCTCGCCGCCCCTGGCCACCGGGCCCGGGCCGTCTCCGCCGTCCTGGTCGCCACCACCCTCGGTGGCGTCGCCGGCCCCACCCTCACCGCCCCCCTCGGGAACCTCGCCGAAACCCTCGGCATGCCGAACCTCGCAGGCCCCTTCATCCTCGCCGGAACCGCCTACGCCCTGGCCGCCCTCGTCCTCGTCCTCTGGCTGCGACCCGACCCGCTGCTCCTGGCCCGCACTCTCACCGAGGCGAAGGACACCGAAGCAGACGTCGCCGAGACCACCGCCGAGGCCGCGCACACGCGGGAAGGGCGCGGAGGCGTGGTCCTCGGCGCGCTCGTCACCGTCCTCACCCAGCTCGTCATGGTCGCGATCATGACAATGACCCCTGTCCACATGCACGACCATGGCCACAGCACCACCGCCTCCGGGCTCGTCATCGCCATTCACATCGGCGCCATGTACCTGCCCTCACCGCTCACCGGCTGGCTCGTCGACCGCTACGGCCCCATGAAGGTCGCCGCCGCCTCCGGTCTCACCCTGCTTGCCGCCGGCATCCTCGCCGCCGCCGCGCCCGGCGACTCCGTCGTCCTCCTCGCCCTCGCCCTGGCCCTGCTGGGACTGGGCTGGAACTTCGGTCTCGTGTCCGGCACCGCGATCATCACCGACACCGTCCCGCTCGCCACCCGTGCCAAGACCCAAGGACTGGTCGACGTCTCCATCGCCATTGCCGGCGCCACCGGCGGCATGGCCTCCGGCATCATGGTCGCCGCCACCAGCTACCCCGCCCTCGCCCTCACCGGCGGCCTGCTCTCCCTCGCCCTGCTGCCTGCCGTCGCCGCCACCGCCTACCGACGATGA
- a CDS encoding XRE family transcriptional regulator has protein sequence MDEQSPIATTLAQVGTRLRRIRTQRGVTLSALAEATGISMSTLSRLESGLRRASLEMLLPIAQAHQLPLDELVGAPEVGDPRIHRRPHVRNGRTLIPLTNRPGPLQAWKTVIPATQNRPEPRTHEGYEWLYVLSGRVRLVLGEQDLVLEPGEAAEFGTRLPHWFGSVGDSAVEVLNLFGSQGERVHVRAEPRSC, from the coding sequence ATGGACGAGCAATCCCCCATCGCCACCACGCTGGCACAGGTCGGTACGCGGCTTCGACGCATCCGTACGCAGCGCGGCGTGACCCTGTCCGCACTGGCCGAGGCCACCGGGATCTCCATGAGCACACTTTCGAGGCTCGAATCCGGCCTGCGCCGCGCGAGCCTCGAAATGCTGCTGCCGATCGCGCAGGCCCATCAGCTGCCGCTGGACGAGCTGGTCGGGGCGCCCGAGGTCGGCGACCCCCGGATCCACCGCAGACCACACGTGCGCAACGGCCGGACGCTGATTCCGCTGACCAACCGGCCGGGCCCCTTGCAGGCATGGAAGACGGTCATCCCGGCCACCCAGAACCGGCCCGAGCCACGCACACATGAGGGGTACGAGTGGCTGTACGTCCTGTCCGGACGTGTACGGCTCGTCCTGGGCGAGCAGGACTTGGTCCTGGAACCGGGCGAGGCCGCCGAGTTCGGCACCCGCCTCCCCCACTGGTTCGGGTCCGTCGGTGACTCGGCCGTGGAGGTCCTCAACCTCTTCGGCAGCCAGGGCGAGCGCGTACACGTCCGCGCCGAACCTCGCTCCTGCTGA
- a CDS encoding serine hydrolase, which translates to MTDQKRMTMADLGLFTGAPQHEHFCRMKDLLATREMAPSAHPHFWPRGETTPLPETYEYDGTARPTEKFLADTDTSALLVLVDGAIRHESYFLTGGPDVQWLSMSVAKSFVSALVGIAVDEGHITSIAEPISSYVPLQPGSAYDGVSIRDVLQMSSGARWNEDYNDPASDIFQLTAATMGIGGTLDDFVARMVRENEPGTVCRYNSGETQVLGALVGRATGRPVADYMSEKLCEPLGMTSAGYWLLDPAGRELAFGGLNLTAHDFARLGELYRNGGVWQGRQIVPAQWVRDSITATAPHLRPGRPLIGRNHVNLGYGYQWWLPAGDRGEFSAIGVYNQFVYVDPVSRTTTVKLSANRRYGTSPDEATNREVETIAFLRTIARHSH; encoded by the coding sequence ATGACTGATCAGAAGCGCATGACCATGGCCGACCTCGGCCTCTTCACCGGCGCACCGCAGCACGAGCATTTCTGCCGGATGAAGGACCTCCTCGCCACCCGGGAGATGGCCCCCTCCGCACACCCTCACTTCTGGCCACGCGGTGAGACGACCCCCCTGCCCGAGACCTACGAGTACGACGGCACCGCACGGCCGACCGAAAAGTTCCTGGCCGACACCGACACGTCCGCACTGCTCGTTCTCGTCGACGGGGCCATCAGACACGAGAGCTACTTCCTGACCGGCGGCCCGGACGTTCAGTGGCTGTCCATGTCGGTCGCCAAGAGCTTCGTCTCCGCGCTCGTCGGCATAGCGGTCGACGAGGGGCACATCACGAGCATCGCCGAGCCCATCAGCTCCTACGTGCCGTTGCAGCCCGGTTCCGCGTACGACGGTGTGTCCATCAGGGACGTGCTCCAGATGTCCTCCGGCGCCCGGTGGAACGAGGACTACAACGACCCGGCCTCCGACATCTTCCAGCTCACCGCCGCGACCATGGGCATCGGTGGCACGCTCGACGACTTCGTCGCCCGCATGGTGCGCGAGAACGAGCCCGGCACCGTCTGCCGCTACAACTCCGGCGAGACGCAGGTGCTCGGCGCCCTGGTGGGCCGGGCCACCGGTCGCCCGGTCGCCGACTACATGAGCGAGAAACTGTGCGAGCCGCTCGGCATGACGTCGGCGGGATACTGGCTGCTGGACCCGGCCGGAAGGGAACTCGCCTTCGGAGGGCTCAACCTGACCGCCCATGACTTCGCCAGACTCGGGGAACTGTACCGCAACGGGGGTGTGTGGCAGGGCCGGCAGATCGTGCCCGCACAGTGGGTGCGCGACTCCATCACCGCGACCGCCCCGCATCTCCGCCCCGGCCGTCCTCTGATCGGCCGCAACCATGTCAACCTCGGCTACGGCTACCAGTGGTGGCTCCCGGCGGGAGACCGTGGTGAGTTCAGCGCGATCGGCGTCTACAACCAGTTCGTCTACGTCGATCCGGTCAGCCGGACCACCACCGTGAAGCTCTCCGCCAACCGCCGGTACGGGACGTCCCCGGACGAAGCCACCAACCGTGAGGTGGAGACCATCGCATTCCTGCGCACGATCGCCCGGCACAGCCACTGA